CTTGAAGGCCCCCAGGTCTTCTTCCGATTCTTGGCTGGCCTCTTCTTCCGGCTCCTGGCCATGTTGGGCCATGATGTCGTCGTCCACGTAGATCGAACAACCGACGCGCACAGCGATGGCGATCGCGTCGCTGGGGCGCGAATCTATGCTCAGGTCTTTGCCGTCGCGCGTCCTCAAGACGATCCGGGCGTAGAACGTCTCCTCACGCAGATCGTTGACCACCACATAGCGCACCGTGGCTCCCAGCTCGCGAATGGCGTTCACGATCAGGTCATGCGTCAGCGGGCGCGCGACGCGGGTGTTCGTGAGGTGAATGGTGATCGCTTCGGCTTCAGGCTGCCCGATCCAAATTGGCAAAAAGCGCTCGGATTCCAGGTCTTTGAGGATGACCACCCGGTGCGAACCCATCAGGTTGACTCGCACTGCATCCACCTTCACTTCTACCATAGTATGTTGCCTCCTCGTGTCTATCTCCCATGAAGTTGCGCCCGGCACAACCGAGCGTCGCCGCGATTCTGACTTCGACGGCCTTCGAATGTTGTAACAGCGGACGAGACGGTCACTTGTCCTTGTCCAGATCGCTCAGATCGAGCGAGCTGATGAAATCGCCAAAAGCGCCGAGGTCCTCCTTGCTGGCCGGCTCCGGTTCTTCCTGGGGCTCGACGCCGGCTTCGGCCAAGACCTGTTCGTCAACGAAGATCGGACTATCCAGGCGCACAGCGATGGCGATGGCGTCGCTTGGCCGAGCGTCTAGCACGATTTCCTGCTCGTCGTCCCCGATGTGCATGACGATGGATGCGTAGAAGTGCTGATTGCGCAGGTCATGGATGAGCACGTGGCTGAGGCGCGCACCGAGCTTGGTGAGGATGTGGGCGGCCAGATCGTGGGTGAGCGGCCGAGGGACGCCCACCCCGTTCAGGTGAAGTGAGATCGCGTCCCCTTCCGTCTTGCCGATGAAGATGGGCAAGCGCCGCGCTCCATCCAGCTCCTTCAGGATCACCACCTGGGTCGCACTCATCAGGCTGATGCGAACGCTTTCGATCTTCATCTCAATCATGCCCGGGCAGCCTCCGAACTGTGCATCACACAAAATTATACTCACGCGGGTATGCTGGACAACAGCATGAGCGTAAATTCAGAACGTGGCGCGGGCCGCGCTAGGCTCAGCCTGTGCCGAGCAGTCTCATCCCTCACGTGGAAATTCATCAAGGACACCTACCGACATGCGAATCACATTCTGGGGTGCCGCTCAAACTGTGACCGGCTCGCAGCACCTGATTGAGGTTGCAAGTGACAAAATTCTGCTCGAGTGTGGCCTCTTTCAGGGCAGGCGCGCCGAGTCGTACGCCATCAATCAGAAACTTCCCTACGAAGCGCGCGCCGTGGACGCCATGCTCCTCTCGCATGCACACATTGATCACTCCGGCAACATCCCCAACCTCACCAAGCGCGGCTTCCGTGGTGACATCATCTGCACACACGCGACGCGCGACTTGTGCGCGGCAATGCTGCGCGACTCCGGCGCGATTCAGGAAGAGGATATTCTTTACCTCAACCGGCATCGTAAATCGCCCCAGCCGCTGGAGCCGATCTACACCGTAGCTGACGCCGAACGATCGTTGCGCCAATTCGTCAGCTACGACTATGATCGCTGGATTCCGATCACTCAGCGTGCGCGGGCTATGTTCGGCGACGCCGGCCACATGCTTGGCTCGGCGTGGGTGCTGCTGGAGCTGACCGAGGGGACGCGCACGGTGCGCCTGTGTTTCAGCGGCGACCTAGGCCGGCGCGGCCTGCCCATCCTGCGCGATCCGGTGCCCATGCCCGAGGCGGATTACCTCATCCTGGAGAGCACCTATGGCGACCGCCTACACCCGCCGGTCAACGAGGCGACACCGGATTTGCAACGCGCGATCGGGGATGCCGTTGCCCGGCGCGGCAAAGTGGTGATTCCCGCATTTGCCGTTGGCCGCACCCAGGAGATCGTGTATCGCCTGAACGACCTGGTCAACCGCGGCGAGTTGCCCAATGTGCCGGTCTTCGTGGATAGCCCGCTCGCGGTGAACGTCACGGAAGCCTTCCGCACCCATCCAGAGTGCTATGACGACGAGACTCGGCGGATGCTCATGGAGGATGGCGATGGCAGCGTGTTCGGCTTCAAGCGGCTGACCTACATTCGGCGCGTCGAGGACTCCAAGGCGCTGAACGACCTGGACGGACCGGCCGTCATCATCAGCGCCTCCGGCATGGCCGAAAACGGGCGTGTGTTGCATCACCTGCGCCACACGATCGAAGACCCCAAGAACATGATTCTGTTCGTCAGCTTCCAGGCGCAGGATACGCTGGGCCGGCGCATCTTGGATGGCCAGCGCTATGTGAAGATCCTGGGCGACGAGTTCACCGTGCGCGCCGAGGTCCGGCGCATCGAGGCGTTCAGCGGACACGCCGATCGCCGTGAGCTGCTCGACTGGGTACGTCCGCAGGCGCGCCGGCTGCGTGGCGTCTTCCTGGTGCATGGCGAGATCGAGCCAATGCGGGCGTTGGCGGAGGGGCTGGCCGATCTGGAGATCGAGCATGTGCATTTGCCGCGCCGCGGCGAATCGTTCGAGCTGTGAAAGATGCGAAAGAAACCGGACCCTCCGAAGGAATCCGGTTTCTGCCAGTCGAGGTGCCGAGATTTGAACTCGGGACCCCTTGCACCCCATGCAAGTGCGCTACCAGGCTGCGCCACACCTCGTCGGGCTTGATTTTAGCACGCCATGCGCTATGATTGCAGCCGTAATGGTCGCAGGCATCTTGAACGTCGTTCGTATCTCGATGCGCATGCCCGGCGTGCACTACCGCGCGGGCTAAAGCGATCATGGTCGACAGCCGATTACCTGAGAGACTCACCGCCCGCGCGCATGCCGGGCGGTTCTTTTTTAAGTCGTAAATGGCGATCCGTAATTCGGCAGCGAGCTGCCGCGTTCATTAGCAATCCGTTACCGGTTACCGACTAATCAACCATCAGCATGGAAAATATTCTCGTTTGTGTCGCCTGGCCCTACGCCAACGGCGACTTACACGTAGGACATGTGGCCGGCGCATATTTGCCTGCCGATATCTTTGCGCGCTACCACCGCCTGAAGGGCAACCGGGTCGTCATGGTCAGCGGCAGCGATGCGCACGGCACGCCGATCGTCGTGCGCGCCGAAAAGGAGGGCAAGACGCCGCGCGAGGTGTTCGAGTTCTATCACGGCCGCTTCCTGGAGACGCAGCGATTGCTCGGCATTTCGTACGACCTGTTCACCCACACCGACACGGAGAATCATCACGCGATCAGCCAGCAGATGTTCCGCCGGCTGCTGGAGAACGAATACCTGTTCAAGGCCACCCAGAAGCAACTCTACTCGGAGACGCAGAAGAAGTTCCTGCCCGACCGGTTGGTAGAAGGCACATGCCCAATCTGCGGCTACGACAAAGCGCGCGGCGACCAATGCGACAACTGCGGCAACCTGCTCGATGGCACTCAGCTCATCAATCCGCGCAGCCGCACGCACCCAGACGACAAGCTGACGGTCCGGGAAAGTGAGCACTACTTCTTCGACCTGCCGGCGCTGCGCGAACCGATTTTGGCCTATCTCTCCGACAAGGACAGTTATTGGCGATCCACGGTGCTGGAGTTCTCGCGGCGCTATGCCGAAGAGATGGAGCCGCGCGCGTTCACGCGCGACCTGACGTGGGGCATCCCCATCCCTGTCGAGGGCGCGGAGGGCAAGTGCATCTACGTGTGGTATGAGGCGCTGCTCGGCTACCTGTCGGCTACGGTCGAGTGGGCCCGGGTCTCCGGCCAGCCGGATGCCTGGCAGGAGTTTTGGTATCAGCCGGATCGCGTCCGCATCTACAACTTCATCGGCAAGGACAACATCCTGTTCCACACCGTGCTGTGGCAGGCGGTCTTGATCGGCATGGGGCGACTTGGCGAGCCGTGGGATGGCCTCGGCGCCACGACTCTGTCACGCAGCGATAACCCGAAGTTCAATCTGCCCTACGACGTGCCGGCCAACCAGTATCTCAATCTAGGTGGGCAGAAGTTCAGCAAGAGCCTGGGCGTCTCGCTCGACGCAATTGACCTGGCGCAGAAGTACGGTGCCGATCCCCTGCGCTTCTACCTCACGCTGATCATGCCTGAAACTAAGGACAGTGACTGGAGTTGGACCGACTTTGCCCAGCGCAACAATAGCGAATTGCTGGCCAAGTGGGGCAACTTGATCCAGCGCACGCTCTCGCAGATCTGGCGGAACTTCGAAGGTCGAATTCCGCAGCCTGGTGAGTTGACCGAGGCCGACCGGGCGTTAATCGCAAAAGTCGAAGCGGGCTTCGACTCGGTCGGTGAGAAACTCAATGCAGTCAAGCTGCGCGATGCGCTGAACGAGGTGCTCGACCTAGCGACGGCCACGAACCAATACCTGGACTTTGAAGCGCCGTGGAAGACGATCAAGACCGACAAGGCCCGCGCCGGCACGCAGCTCTACGTCGCAGCACGGGTGATCGACTCGCTGACTGTGCTGTTCGCGCCGTTCACGCCGGGCTTGTCGGAGCGAGCGCGGTCGCAACTGGGCTATGCCGACCCACTGTTCGGCGAACAATACACCGAGACGCTGCATGAGCGCACGCGCAGCCACGATGTGCTGCGCTACGATGCCCGCCGGGCGAAAGGCGAATGGAAGCCGAGCCAACTGCCGCCTGGGCAACCACTGGGCGGTGAACCGAGAGGCCTGGTGAGCAAGATCGAGTTAGGGAGTGAGGGGTAGTGTGGGGAATCGGGAGTGGGGCAGCCATCCACTGCTCATCCCACTCCCGACTCCCCTCTTTCGCCCTTCTGGCCTCTAGCCCCTGACCGCTGACTCCCTAACTCCTGACCCCTGACCCCTCAATACGCATTCTCGTGCTCGCCGGTGATCGTCTGCCAGATCGTCATCAAGATGATCTTGATATCGAGCCAGACCGACCAGTTCTCGACATACCACAGGTCGTATTTTGTGCGCTCCTCGATCGAAGTGTCGCCGCGCAGGCCGTTCACCTGCGCCCAGCCGGTCATGCCGGCTTTCTCCCGGTGGCGCTCCATGTAGCGCGGGATGCGCTTGCGGAACTCCTCGACGTATACCGGCCGCTCGGGCCGCGGGCCGACCAGGCTCATGTCGCCCAGCAACACGTTGATGAGCTGCGGCAATTCGTCGAGGTTCGTCCGTCGCAGGAAGGCCCCCAGGCGTGTCTTGCGCGGGTCATCGCGCCGCGTCCAGCCGGGGCCACTCTGCTCGGCGTCAACGCGCATGCTGCGAAACTTGAGCAAGTGAAAGCGCTTACCGTCCAGTCCCATGCGCTCCTGCGCATAGAACGCCGGGCCGGGCGAATCGAGCTTGATGAGGATGGCGATCAAGAGCATCAACGGCGATAGCAGCACCAGACCGAACGCACTGCCGATCAAATCCACCGCGCGTTTGAGCGACAGCTTCCAACCGCGCAGCGCCACGTCGCGCAGGTTCAGCAGCGGTAGACCGCTCAACTCGCCGATGCTCAACTGGCCGGCCATGATCTGGAACTGATCCGGCAGCACCTTGATGCTGATCGTGCTGCGGTCGCACTTGGAGATCACGTTGAGCAAGTCCTCGCTGCTGGCCTCTGGAAGGGCGATGATCACTTCGTCCACGGCTTCGCGTGAGACCAGACGCGAGAGATCATCCAGCGAGCCAAGTAAGCGCACGTCGTACCAGGGCTTCTGACCGTCATACGGCACCAGGCCAACGACGTCGTAGCCCAGCCGCGGATTCTGCGTGATGCGTTGTAGCACCGTAGCCGCCGGCTCGCCGGCCCCCACTACCACCACGCGCGTCCGGCCGATGCCGCGCATTTGCAACGCGCGCTGGATGCGCGCCTGCACGTTTCGCCCCAGCACGACCATGACGATGGTCAGCAACCAGGCATAGATCACCATCACGCGCGGGAAGTCGGCGATTGCAGAGTCGCCCCTGAATGTGAGCGAGACCAGCGCAATGCTGATCAGCGTGCCGATGGAGACGGCCGAGAAGATGGTGGTCAGGTCGTCGGTGCTATAGCGTGTGCGGCGCCGGTGATACATCTTGCCGAAGAAGAAGGCGCCGACGATGGCGACGATTTGCAGGGCGAGCAGAGGCAGAAATTGGGTGAAGCCCGGCACGCTGCGCGCCGGCTCGGGCAGCGGAATCAGCAGGCGCAGACGGTAGGCAATGAAGAAGCTAATCGCGATGCTGAACACGTCTACGGCCAGCAGCGACAGCGTAATGATGGTTTGATAGTGCTGCCGGAGAAAGCTAGGGCGCGATTTGGCCGTGAAGATCGTGGTGGTGTGCATAACGCATTGATAACGCTTACACCCGGCAAGGCTAGGCTACTGGACCTCACTGCTACGCCGAGTCAACGCCTAGCCGCCTGAAGTGCTCGGCGATTATAGGGCGTCGCTCACTTGGTCTCTGACTGCCTCTGGTGCATAACCGATGCGCGAGTGATCAGAAAAGCTTAGGCGCAGGCATGAAGCCTGCGCCTACGTCACGGAATAGCGGTAACAACGCGAGGCGGGGGACTAGGACTCTCCTCCAAAATCGCCGAAGTCGAAACCGCCGCCATCGCCAAAGTCATTTGCGTTGCCGGCTTCGAGCAGGCTGCCATCGCCGAACGATGGCTCCTGCGGCGCCGGTGCGCCCAGCATGCCCGGCATCATCCAGCCGCCTGTGCCCCAGAACATGCTCTGCGCCAGCATGCTGAACATCAGCACCGGCATCAGACCACCCATCATGTCGGTCGCCGGCTCCGGCTGCGGCGCGTAGCCGGGCTGCGCGTGCATGGGCCAGCCGGCGGCCTGCGGGCTGGTGAGTTCGTCAATGCGCCGGCGCGCCTGTTCCCATTCCGTGTAGGGGAAGACGACTTCGATCAAATTGGTCATCTTGATCAGGCCGATCAGCGCCAGCGTGCGTTCGTCGGGCGAAGCACCCCCCATGACCACATCGCGCAGCCGCCGCCGGATATTCTCTTCGAATCCGGATGCGCCCTGTGGGAAGCGCGACTCCTTGAAGAAGAGCATCCGACGCGATTCTTCGATGCGCAGCGCGCCGCGCTGCACCAGCCGCTGGATCACCTGATCTTCCAGGTCACGCATGCCGCGCACGAGCGCCTCGATCCAGTGCGTGGCCGGCCGGGGCGATGCAGGCAACGTGCGAATGCTTTCCAGCGCGCGATCCAGCAACGCATCACCGGTGGGCATCGGGTTGGCGACAACCACGTTGAACTGTTCGTCGGTGCGTAATTTGCCGCGCAGCGTCAACTCGGTTAGGATCGCGCTGGCCAGGCCCATCATGAGCGGCTCGCGCGCTTGTGGCACTACAACGCCCTCTTTGTCGTCCAGAGCGAGGAGCATCAATTCCTCGTACAAGGTCAGCATCACACCCTCCTGTTTCGATACTTGAGCGCCGTTCGTTCAGACGGTGCACCGCGTGTTGTTCTGATAGCCACACCTCTCATCGGCGCATCTGCGCGAACGGCACAAGGCTACATGGCCTA
The window above is part of the Candidatus Roseilinea sp. genome. Proteins encoded here:
- a CDS encoding MBL fold hydrolase, translated to MRITFWGAAQTVTGSQHLIEVASDKILLECGLFQGRRAESYAINQKLPYEARAVDAMLLSHAHIDHSGNIPNLTKRGFRGDIICTHATRDLCAAMLRDSGAIQEEDILYLNRHRKSPQPLEPIYTVADAERSLRQFVSYDYDRWIPITQRARAMFGDAGHMLGSAWVLLELTEGTRTVRLCFSGDLGRRGLPILRDPVPMPEADYLILESTYGDRLHPPVNEATPDLQRAIGDAVARRGKVVIPAFAVGRTQEIVYRLNDLVNRGELPNVPVFVDSPLAVNVTEAFRTHPECYDDETRRMLMEDGDGSVFGFKRLTYIRRVEDSKALNDLDGPAVIISASGMAENGRVLHHLRHTIEDPKNMILFVSFQAQDTLGRRILDGQRYVKILGDEFTVRAEVRRIEAFSGHADRRELLDWVRPQARRLRGVFLVHGEIEPMRALAEGLADLEIEHVHLPRRGESFEL
- a CDS encoding undecaprenyl-phosphate glucose phosphotransferase; its protein translation is MHTTTIFTAKSRPSFLRQHYQTIITLSLLAVDVFSIAISFFIAYRLRLLIPLPEPARSVPGFTQFLPLLALQIVAIVGAFFFGKMYHRRRTRYSTDDLTTIFSAVSIGTLISIALVSLTFRGDSAIADFPRVMVIYAWLLTIVMVVLGRNVQARIQRALQMRGIGRTRVVVVGAGEPAATVLQRITQNPRLGYDVVGLVPYDGQKPWYDVRLLGSLDDLSRLVSREAVDEVIIALPEASSEDLLNVISKCDRSTISIKVLPDQFQIMAGQLSIGELSGLPLLNLRDVALRGWKLSLKRAVDLIGSAFGLVLLSPLMLLIAILIKLDSPGPAFYAQERMGLDGKRFHLLKFRSMRVDAEQSGPGWTRRDDPRKTRLGAFLRRTNLDELPQLINVLLGDMSLVGPRPERPVYVEEFRKRIPRYMERHREKAGMTGWAQVNGLRGDTSIEERTKYDLWYVENWSVWLDIKIILMTIWQTITGEHENAY
- the metG gene encoding methionine--tRNA ligase, with protein sequence MENILVCVAWPYANGDLHVGHVAGAYLPADIFARYHRLKGNRVVMVSGSDAHGTPIVVRAEKEGKTPREVFEFYHGRFLETQRLLGISYDLFTHTDTENHHAISQQMFRRLLENEYLFKATQKQLYSETQKKFLPDRLVEGTCPICGYDKARGDQCDNCGNLLDGTQLINPRSRTHPDDKLTVRESEHYFFDLPALREPILAYLSDKDSYWRSTVLEFSRRYAEEMEPRAFTRDLTWGIPIPVEGAEGKCIYVWYEALLGYLSATVEWARVSGQPDAWQEFWYQPDRVRIYNFIGKDNILFHTVLWQAVLIGMGRLGEPWDGLGATTLSRSDNPKFNLPYDVPANQYLNLGGQKFSKSLGVSLDAIDLAQKYGADPLRFYLTLIMPETKDSDWSWTDFAQRNNSELLAKWGNLIQRTLSQIWRNFEGRIPQPGELTEADRALIAKVEAGFDSVGEKLNAVKLRDALNEVLDLATATNQYLDFEAPWKTIKTDKARAGTQLYVAARVIDSLTVLFAPFTPGLSERARSQLGYADPLFGEQYTETLHERTRSHDVLRYDARRAKGEWKPSQLPPGQPLGGEPRGLVSKIELGSEG